A stretch of Caenorhabditis elegans chromosome IV DNA encodes these proteins:
- the unc-129 gene encoding BMP-like protein unc-129 (Confirmed by transcript evidence), protein MRRLPIVLLLSVFSIANCAKVDVDLINETIRDLLHFKSSDPNVTSFHRSSHTLTEHMKNLYENFIDEDSNEDGNLVRAIEPAVGKFEGQEVLVFDVEGFDSHESIMRAELHFYLRRRDSFARRRSRQIRAKSVCVNEYCRQQTLKKIRVGGDENLEEYKVIWDATKSVFDSYHLDAKQAVFRITREHSKMRPYAEMIRKSTPFLVIYSKVNHTLDTVSVMKQTEQTKRKRRDLGNEELREYYNYNSIPLDNDDREPIKRKNGKKNSLSEEISSEDVWQGFGEETSREERERIANEELANDVRVVLLQNKNRCHKEGVLVSLKHFGWDRYVIEPKTIETSFCKGKCAKPMLTSGKASNHAMLQSLFAAEPVCCAPTNLKSLNFWYRDEKGRTVIRNYSKMLIGSCSCL, encoded by the exons ATGAGGCGACTTCCGATTGTCTTATTGCTTTCGGTTTTTTCTATAGCCAACTGTGCAAAGGTGGACGTGGATCTTATTAATGAAACCATTCGAGAtcttcttcattttaaaagttcagaTCCAA ACGTTACCTCATTCCACCGATCATCACACACTCTCACCGAGCATATGAAAAATCTTTATGAA aatttcattgACGAAGACTCGAATGAAGATGGTAATCTGGTACGTGCCATTGAGCCGGCAGTTGGAAAATTCGAGGGACAGGAAGTCTTGGTGTTTGATGTTGAAGGATTTGATTCCCATGAATCCATTATGCGTGCAGAGTTACATTTCTACCTCAGAAGACGAGATTCATTTGCAAGAAGACGATCTCGTCAAATTCGGGCAAAGTCGGTTTGTGTGAATGAGTACTGTAGGCAACAGACCTTGAAAAAGATTCGAGTTGGAGGAGATGAGAATTTGGAAGAATATAAAGTTATTTGGGATGCAACAAAATCAGTTTTCGATTCATATCATTTGGATGCAAAGCAAGCAGTATTTCGTATTACAAGAGAACATTCAAAGATGAGACCTTATGCTGAAATGATTCGAAAAAGTACACCATTCCTTGTGATTTATTCTAAAGTTAATCATACTCTGGATACTGTATCAGTTATGAAACAAACTGAACAgacaaaaagaaagagaagagATTTGGGAAATGAAGAATTGAGAGAATATTATAATTATAACTCGATTCCATTGGATAATGATGATCGTGAGCCAATAAAGAGaaagaatggaaaaaagaacAGTTTATCTGAGGAAATTTCATCAGAAGATGTTTGGCAAGGTTTTGGAGAAGAGACTTCAAgagaagaaagagaaagaatTGCAAATGAAGAACTGGCTAATGATGTTCGAGTTGTgcttttgcaaaataaaaat CGTTGTCACAAAGAGGGAGTTCTGGTTAGTTTGAAGCATTTTGGATGGGATCGTTATGTCATTGAaccaaaaacaattgaaacatCATTCTGTAAAGGAAAGTGTGCGAAACCAATGTTAACGAGTGGAAAAGCTTCAAATCATGCTATGCTTCAATCATTGTTTGCTGCGGAACCAGTTTGTTGTGCTCCAACTAATTTGAAATCCTTGAACTTTTGGTACAG AGACGAAAAAGGACGTACAGTAATCCGTAATTACTCAAAGATGCTCATTGGCTCATGCTCTTGTCTTtaa
- the C53D6.11 gene encoding G_PROTEIN_RECEP_F1_2 domain-containing protein (Confirmed by transcript evidence), translated as MSPEFFIYIFLGLIELCVSTFILSTVLNNFRLREKYSIFVVKFIVDIVVACLLLLLAYFDRNTDERICGATLVISTSIPLLQVLLLLCEVIDWSLAAFSPVYFHHSSLLSRIMPFIVGAVCYAIILTALLVIDATSLTVSCITSPEASAVTSAYDFSLAITTVCVVALALLLHRNLNSAYFRPVMLHFIATLFLEEVPLLTCILLKYSNSKSAILAADITNWLVCIHSLLHSAYFVYNHQDYREAVRNLFRKWKIVKSGSL; from the exons atgtctcCTGAGTTCTTCATATACATATTTCTTGGGTTAATTGAACTTTGCGTATCAACATTTATATTGTCAACAgtattgaataattttcgattgcgagaaaaatattcaatatttgTAG tgaagtTTATTGTCGACATTGTGGTGGCCTGTCTTCTTTTACTTCTTGCATATTTCGATCGAAATACAGATGAACGAATATGTGGAGCAACGTTGGTTATTTCAACATCTATACCATTACTTCAG gtccTTCTGCTATTATGCGAAGTAATCGATTGGTCATTAGCTGCATTCTCACCAGTATACTTTCATCATTCAAGTTTATTATCACGGATAATGCCTTTTATTGTTGGAGCCGTCTGTTATGCAATCATTTTGACAGCGTTACTGGTAATTG atgcAACAAGTTTGACAGTATCCTGTATAACATCACCTGAAGCATCTGCAGTTACTTCTGCATATGATTTCTCACTTGCAATTACAACAGTTTGTGTAGTTGCACTGGCTCTTTTATTgcacagaaatttgaatagtgCTTACTTTCGTCCAGTGATGTTACACTTTATAGCAACTCTGTTTCTGGAAGAAGTACCTCTGCTCACGTGTATTTTgctcaaatattcaaatagt AAATCGGCAATTCTAGCAGCCGACATAACCAATTGGTTGGTTTGTATTCATTCACTTCTACATTCTGCATATTTTGTATACAATCATCAAGACTATCGAGAAGCTGTACGAAATCTAtttagaaaatggaaaattgtgaaaagtgGATCTTTGTGA
- the acc-2 gene encoding Acetylcholine-gated chloride channel subunit acc-2 (Confirmed by transcript evidence), whose protein sequence is MIFTLLSTLPVLIITTELDYSELVHSAELVSSSSYIHHKTNKKPDNCTRDTDIIDRLLNGTGYNKFRIPQEEGMTVVVEIWIQAITSIDELTNDFDMDIYITETWLDPALNFQTMTPCKGNLSLNHQVLDRLWTPNSCFINSKVAQIHNSPFRSVFLMLFPNGTVMVNYRVRVKGPCSLDLSNFPLDLQKCSLIYESFNYNRQEVEMRWSDAEHPVFNLSKIMLPDFDLFEIQTERRQEPYPAGMWDELHVTIIFERRFIWYFMQAYLPTYLTIFISWISFSLGSRAIPARTMLGVNSLLAIVFSFGNIMRNLPRVSYIKGIDVWMLVSMTFIFCSLLELAIVGFMVRDETVAKKKQQKKISGNISREESPHGIISERRFMFPPGCSESSKSLSSCTSGWTPERIDSISSVMFPFSFFVFNIIYWFYYIHRKEIIKQNLINRVDG, encoded by the exons atgatattTACTCTTTTATCAACACTGCCTGTACTTATCATCACAACAGAACTTGACTATTCGGAACTTGTTCATTCAGCAGAACTGG TATCATCCTCATCATATATTCATCacaaaacgaataaaaaaccTGACAATTGCACAAGAGACACTGATATCATAGATCGACTTCTCAATGGAACTGGATATAACAAGTTTCGTATTCCAC aagaagaaGGGATGACTGTAGTTGTCGAAATTTGGATTCAAGCTATCACTTCAATTGATGAACTTACAAATGATTTTGATATGGACATTTATATCACTGAAACGTGGCTGGATCCAGcgttaaattttcagacaatgaCTCCCTGTAAAG GTAATCTATCACTAAACCACCAAGTACTAGATCGTCTCTGGACACCAAATAGTTGCTTCATAAACAGTAAAGTTGCTCAGATTCATAATTCTCCATTCAG aagtgttTTCTTGATGCTTTTCCCGAATGGAACAGTAATGGTCAACTATCGAGTTCGTGTTAAAGGACCTTGCAGCTTggatttatcaaattttccattagaTCTTCAGAAGTGCAGCTTAATATATGAAAG TTTCAACTACAATAGGCAAGAAGTGGAAATGAGATGGTCAGATGCTGAACATCCAGTcttcaatttatcaaaaattatgctTCCCGACTTTGAtctatttgaaattcaaacagaAAGGAGGCAGGAG CCATATCCAGCTGGAATGTGGGACGAGCTTCATGTTACAATAATATTTGAGAGACGGTTTATTTGGTATTTCATGCAGGCATATCTACCAACATATTTGACCATTTttataag cTGGATATCATTCTCCCTCGGCTCACGTGCAATTCCTGCTCGTACAATGCTCGGAGTTAATAGCCTTTTGGCAATTGTTTTCTCATTTGGAAATATTATGAGGAATCTGCCACGGGTTTCATATATCAAAGGAATTG ATGTTTGGATGCTTGTATCAATGACATTCATTTTCTGTTCATTGCTTGAACTTGCTATTGTTGGTTTTATGGTTCGAGATGAAACTGTAGCGAAGAAAAAGCAacagaagaaaatttcaggGAAT atTTCCCGAGAAGAATCTCCACATGGAATTATATCAGAGCGTCGTTTTATGTTCCCACCGGGTTGCTCTGAATCTTCAAAATCTTTGAGCTCATGCACAAGTGGTTGGACTCCGGAACGAATTGACTCAATTTCCAGTGTCATGttcccattttcatttttcgtttttaat ATCATCTACTGGTTCTACTACATTCACAGAAAAGAAATCATCAAGCAGAACTTGATCAATCGAGTTGACGGataa
- the txdc-15 gene encoding Thioredoxin domain-containing protein (Confirmed by transcript evidence), with product MLVQILFTFCIMMTTIQTIIDLREAKNRTFNQFVVDPNERTTNECLLEDPLQRALHIFLDTCPTFYDSICDDPLFNQYNEFEFRCRYPLKSKSVVSMNSSSFLELTNLRDTYGRDWCMIVMFHSPSCPFSARLAPYFNEIAGSYTNILPVAIDASDFTKSHRLNFRYGVSGTPTILLWVNGMSVARMSNKKLDLESIKALIATHTDLVENKNGKNNQSFIPVKLENVGYEVKDVATEITENRLVNGLYIFACLLVCLATFIYHVRERILLSAPVLQWFQSKCGGPLCEDIYFLFYVAAPRNRHPPPAPQAPPEAAELPPLVIEDE from the exons ATGTTGGTCCAAATACTCTTCACTTTCTGCATAATGATGACAACAATTCAAACTATTATAGACTTGCGAGAAGCGAAGAATCGAACTTTTAATCAGTTTGTTGTCGACCCAAATGAGCGGACAACGAACGAGTGTCTATTGGAGGACCCATTACAACGAGCACT acacaTATTTCTCGATACCTGCCCTACATTTTACGACTCAATTTGTGACGATCCTCTTTTCAATCAATATAACGAATTTGAGTTCAGATGCCGTTATCCAC taaaatccAAGTCGGTGGTGTCGATGAATTCATCAAGCTTTTTGGAATTAACGAATCTACGAGATACATACGGAAGAGATTGGTGTATGATTGT AATGTTTCATTCTCCTAGTTGTCCGTTCTCGGCCCGTCTGGCTCCATATTTCAACGAAATCGCCGGAAGTTATACGAATATTCTACCAGTCGCCATTGACGCTTCAGATTTCACAAA atctcATCGACTGAACTTCCGATATGGAGTCTCCGGTACCCCAACTATCCTTTTATGGGTGAATGGAATGAGTGTTGCTCGGATGTCAAACAAGAAATTAGATTTGGAAAGTATCAAAGCGTTGATTGCAACACACACTGATTtggttgaaaataaaaatggaaaaaataatcagtCATTTATTCCTGTAAAGTTGGAAAATGTCGGCTATGAAGTGAAAG ACGTTGCTACTGAAATAACGGAAAATCGATTAGTGAATGGTTTGTACATATTTGCATGTCTACTTGTCTGTCTTGCta catttaTCTATCACGTTCGTGAGCGAATTCTGCTCAGTGCTCCAGTTCTGCAATGGTTTCAATCCAAATGTGGTGGTCCATTATGCGAAGATATTTACTTTCTCTTTTATGTGGCAGCACCACGAAATCGACATCCACCTCCAGCTCCCCAAGCTCCTCCAGAAGCGGCTGAACTACCACCTCTAGTAATTGAGGATGAATAG
- the txdc-15 gene encoding Thioredoxin domain-containing protein (Confirmed by transcript evidence), protein MNSSSFLELTNLRDTYGRDWCMIVMFHSPSCPFSARLAPYFNEIAGSYTNILPVAIDASDFTKSHRLNFRYGVSGTPTILLWVNGMSVARMSNKKLDLESIKALIATHTDLVENKNGKNNQSFIPVKLENVGYEVKDVATEITENRLVNGLYIFACLLVCLATFIYHVRERILLSAPVLQWFQSKCGGPLCEDIYFLFYVAAPRNRHPPPAPQAPPEAAELPPLVIEDE, encoded by the exons ATGAATTCATCAAGCTTTTTGGAATTAACGAATCTACGAGATACATACGGAAGAGATTGGTGTATGATTGT AATGTTTCATTCTCCTAGTTGTCCGTTCTCGGCCCGTCTGGCTCCATATTTCAACGAAATCGCCGGAAGTTATACGAATATTCTACCAGTCGCCATTGACGCTTCAGATTTCACAAA atctcATCGACTGAACTTCCGATATGGAGTCTCCGGTACCCCAACTATCCTTTTATGGGTGAATGGAATGAGTGTTGCTCGGATGTCAAACAAGAAATTAGATTTGGAAAGTATCAAAGCGTTGATTGCAACACACACTGATTtggttgaaaataaaaatggaaaaaataatcagtCATTTATTCCTGTAAAGTTGGAAAATGTCGGCTATGAAGTGAAAG ACGTTGCTACTGAAATAACGGAAAATCGATTAGTGAATGGTTTGTACATATTTGCATGTCTACTTGTCTGTCTTGCta catttaTCTATCACGTTCGTGAGCGAATTCTGCTCAGTGCTCCAGTTCTGCAATGGTTTCAATCCAAATGTGGTGGTCCATTATGCGAAGATATTTACTTTCTCTTTTATGTGGCAGCACCACGAAATCGACATCCACCTCCAGCTCCCCAAGCTCCTCCAGAAGCGGCTGAACTACCACCTCTAGTAATTGAGGATGAATAG
- the C53D6.6 gene encoding HAT C-terminal dimerization domain-containing protein (Confirmed by transcript evidence), protein MVNLKYDDYFTPLVDGTRLCKILIGSGDNKTVCGHPIKKQKKSSTSGILYHLRANHPDTLLEIGGSLEVQPLKKRKLGEEWRIPENKSGTEGDFINWTAEDFEEKRINDALINMICLDAMPLSTLERPGIQHFLNEVCPTFVPKGKNQMNVMVHSLHFKYEQRLREELRNVEYVGLGCYSWNKDDRKNEQVVGISCHFMNSDGSIVTRFLDAIHISDPHEDPELEIENAIKSITDYYSIGNKVVAMIKDGVSNLKLSAQLLEFDIYDCTWNSLSLASISGINTIPGGTELIEKCKKIVQKINESAVYETSLIGEYMTIDSADLVKSGKLNWITVVSMFEQFTKLKGLLDTFLMNDMEGLMLYQQDYDLMEIILRTLSPLKTAVDFGKQHTFRISAIISLISALISKYSAEHSYDMCKAIKLTLEEELKRYLQIPTLLFATVIDPRVKLLLLPATAKEIVQKKLEKIAQNIRNAEDVKDVAITHNQHCKTDVQSNYDLFAELFKKLHGENYQNSCKEGEIVSPQAMAKTELERWISEPNIAFEEPIVFWQKAENRTRYPLLFQLSSIVLCLPGALLNTENLTSAKNLLFEHQIGCEDQTNQKILFLHQNMKLIGIL, encoded by the exons aTGGTGAACTTAAAATATGACGATTATTTTACACCACTCGTTGATGGAACTCGATTGTGCAAGATTTTGATTGGTTCCGGTGATAACAAAACTGTTTGTGGACATCCAAtaaagaaacaaaagaaatcAA GTACAAGTGGAATATTGTATCACTTAAGAGCAAATCATCCGGATACACTTCTTGAAATTGGTGGAAGTCTTGAAGTTCAGCCATTGAAAAAGCGAAAGTTAGGCGAGGAATGGCGAATTCCAGAGAATAAATCTGGAACTGAAGGAGATTTTATCAACTGGACAGCAGaagattttgaggaaaaacgaATCAATGATGCACTGATAAATATGATATGTCTTGATGCAATGCCACTCTCAACATTAGAACGTCCTGGAATACAACACTTTCTGAATGAAGTGTGTCCTACATTTGTGCCaaaaggaaaaaatcaaatgaacgTAATGGTACATAGTCTTCATTTCAAATACGAGCAACGTCTGAGAGAAGAACTCCGAAATGTGGAATATGTTGGACTAGGATGCTATTCATGGAACAAAGACgatagaaaaaatgaacaagttGTTGGAATCAGCTGTCATTTTATGAATTCTGATGGATCAATTGTTACAAGGTTTCTGGATGCTATACATATTTCTGATCCTCATGAAGATCCTGAATTGGAGATTGAAAATGCAATCAAATCCATTACGGATTATTATTCAATCGGAAACAAAGTTGTGGCAATGATTAAAGATGGAGTCTCAAACTTGAAGCTTTCTGCTCAATTGCTAGAATTTGATATATACGATTGTACATGGAATAGTCTCTCACTTGCCTCTATTTCAGGAATTAACACAATTCCAGGAGGAACtgaacttattgaaaaatgcaagaaaatcgttcaaaaaatcaacgaatCGGCAGTATATGAAACGAGTTTAATTGGAGAATATATGACCATCGATTCAGCTGATCTTGTCAAATCCGGCAAGTTGAATTGGATTACTGTCGTTAGTATGTTTGAGCAGTTCACTAAGTTGAAAGGACTACTCgatacatttttgatgaatgaCATGGAAGGCCTGATGCTCTATCAACAAGATTACGATCTTATGGAGATTATCCTGAGAACACTGTCTCCCTTGAAAACTGCCGTcgattttggaaaa CAACACACATTCCGGATTTCTGCAATAATTTCCTTAATTTCTGCATTGATTTCAAAGTACTCGGCAGAACACTCATATGATATGTGCAAGGCTATCAAATTGACACTTGAAGAAGAATTGAAAAGATATCTCCAAATTCCGACACTTTTGTTTGCAACTGTTATCGATCCAAGAGTAAAG tTATTATTACTGCCTGCGACAGCAAAGGAAATTGTGCagaagaaacttgaaaaaattgcacaaaatatAAGGAATGCAGAAGACGTAAAAGATGTTGCAATTACTCACAACCAGCATTGTAAAACTGATGTTCAAAGCAATTATGATCTATTCGCAgagttgttcaaaaaattacacgGAGAAAATTATCAGAATTCTTGTAAAGAGGGAGAGATCGTGAGCCCACAAGCAATGGCTAAGACA GAGCTAGAACGATGGATTTCGGAGCCAAACATTGCATTTGAGGAGCCTATAGTGTTTTGGCAAAAAGCAGAAAATCGAACTAGATATCCTCTTTTATTCCAACTCTCTTCAATTGTATTATGCCTACCGGGTGCTTTGTTGAATACTGAAAATCTTACTTCCGCTAAGAATCTACTTTTCGAGCATCAAATTGGCTGTGAAGATCAAACTaatcagaaaatattattcCTTCATCAGAACATGAAATTAATTGGTATTCTATGA
- the C53D6.10 gene encoding uncharacterized protein (Confirmed by transcript evidence) produces MADNQYEDLVPPGGPTPEKAAIPAFPESNAPSQPEINIPQFPNAQGTGAPPPPTPLANPTEDNKKAVSVKDSSKVDSKIVKATGDGKKKKNGKSSETKTKNKVKKNKSKASADESQMGSAEERLSTNRPSTLDYCQVAILITLLVIICLVSIPVLLISRGMFDMANIKESLEKEE; encoded by the exons ATGGCAGATAATCAATATGAAGATCTTGTACCACCTGGCGGTCCTACTCCAGAAAAGGCAGCAATTCCAGCATTTCCAGAATCGAATGCTCCTTCACAACCAGAAATCAATATTCCTCAGTTTCCAAATGCTCAAGGGACCGGAGCACCTCCACCTCCAACACCACTTGCAAATCCGACAGAAGACAACAAAAAAGCAGTTTCTGTTAAAGACAGTTCAAAAGTTGATAGTAAAATAGTGAAGGCAACCGGtgatggaaaaaagaagaaaaatggaaagagtAGTGAGACAAAGACTAAGAATAAGGttaagaaaaacaaatcaaagGCCAGTGCTGATGAG AGTCAAATGGGAAGTGCAGAAGAACGTTTGTCAACTAATAGACCATCTACTCTTGATTATTGTCAAGTTGCTATTCTCATAACTCTTCTCGTCATCATCTGTCTTGTTTCCATTCCCGTTTTGTTGATTTCTCGTGGAATGTTCGACATGGCGAATATCAAAGAATCTTTGGAGAAGGAAGAGTGA
- the C53D6.7 gene encoding Galectin (Confirmed by transcript evidence), whose amino-acid sequence MASFFRRLLSVRKPKKVLTRKDSITGRNHTFEVPYLSRLDGNQLQTGQSLIARGYITGNEGFIVNLTSGPNVELDEEETGQLDDRLLALRVDLAKGKVFLNACINGQWGKEAFVKQSYKEGDEFDIRVRCFEQHFEIYVEHKLIANFKHYVPMSNISHIYVTGDVRLYAVSWEGKLYNMPYTADIPGNFYVGRKLFVSAIADKKPKDFSIDFFAEGDIPFQLCASFVQKKVLRSSEISGTKSTPETNFEGKIKFPLKPKRSFDILIYAADDKFLIFINDVLYCTFEHRAPAAKIERLQINGDIQLIGVHIK is encoded by the exons atggcaTCTTTCTTCCGTCGTCTTCTAAGTGTCCGTAAgccaaaaaaagtgttgacTCGAAAGGATTCAATCACTGGCCGTAATCACACATTt gaaGTTCCTTACTTGTCTCGCCTTGATGGAAATCAACTTCAGACGGGACAATCGTTGATTGCTAGGGGATACATTACAG GGAATGAAGGATTTATTGTAAACTTGACATCAGGCCCGAATGTTGAGCTCGATGAAGAAGAAACTGGCCAACTAGACGATCGTCTCTTAGCTTTAAGAGTTGATCTGGCAAAGggaaaagtatttttgaatgCATGCATCAATGGGCAATGGGGAAA agAAGCTTTTGTAAAGCAATCGTATAAAGAAGGAGACGAGTTTGACATTCGCGTCCGCTGTTTTgagcaacattttgaaatttatgtggAGCACAAACTGATTGCGAACTTCAAGCATTATGTGCCGATGAGCAATATTTCCCATATCTATGTTACTGGGGACGTTCGACTTTATGCTGTATCATGGGAAGGAAAACTTTAT aacATGCCATACACTGCAGACATTCCAGGAAATTTCTACGTCGGTAGAAAACTATTTGTATCTGCAATTGCAGACAAAAAGccaaaagatttttcaattgacttTTTTGCGGAAGGTGATATTCCGTTCCAATTGTGTGCTTCTTTTGTCCAAAAGAAGGTACTTCGAAGCAGTGAGATTTCTGGCACTAAATCGACTCCAGAAACTAACTTCgaaggaaaaattaaattcccaTTGAAACCAAAACGAtcatttgatattttgatttatGCAGCGGAtgacaaatttttg atttttatcaATGACGTCTTGTACTGCACTTTTGAGCACCGGGCTCCGGCTGCAAAAATAGAACGTCTTCAAATTAACGGAGATATCCAGTTAATCGGTGTTCATATAAAATAG